From a region of the Alnus glutinosa chromosome 1, dhAlnGlut1.1, whole genome shotgun sequence genome:
- the LOC133876834 gene encoding uncharacterized protein LOC133876834 isoform X3, producing the protein MASPSPCKWSRTTKSYATTKLSSSLCNPSVFFSFHTSSSRRSRITASSLHDSSSSSTPPLPPVAAKAKQRTRKPVTSDNSTSQPNASLDKSDTRSLRIPALSFKSLFGRRALWRRIFFTSKKVRSIILLNVVTIIYASNIPVVKEVEAIIDPAAFTVVRFALSAIPFIPFVFQARGDVHIRNAGIELGFWVSLGYLMQALGLLTSDAGRASFLSMFTVVVVPLLDGMLGAKVPSLIWFGALMSILGVALLESSGSPPSVGDLWNFLSAVFFGVHMLRTEHISRSTKKEKILPLLGYEVCVIALSSTIWYFLGSCFGGIQECGPASWTWTMLWNWVVTFPWIPALYTGIFSTGFCLWVEVFLFFFLLERQLRVCLGLR; encoded by the exons ATGGCTTCACCATCACCGTGCAAATGGTCACGGACCACAAAGAGCTACGCCACCACTAAGCTCTCCTCCTCTCTATGCAATCCCTCGGTTTTCTTTTCGTTCCACACCAGTTCCTCAAGACGATCTCGTATCACCGCCTCCTCTCTTCAcgactcttcttcttcttctactcctcctcttcctcctgtTGCTGCTAAAGCCAAACAGAGAACAAGAAAGCCCGTAACGTCCGATAATTCGACTTCGCAACCAAACGCGTCGTTAGATAAGTCGGATACTCGATCCCTAAGAATACCAGCTCTGAGTTTCAAGTCCTTGTTTGGGAGGCGAGCTTTGTGGAGAAGAATATTTTTCACTTCCAAGAAAGTTAGAAGCATCATTTTGCTCAATGTTGTCACTATTATCTACG CTAGTAATATTCCAGTTGTGAAAGAGGTTGAAGCGATTATTGACCCTGCTGCCTTCACTGTTGTGCGATTTGCATTGTCTGCCATTCCATTCATCCCATTTGTATTTCAAGCACGAGGTGATGTTCATATCCGTAATGCCGGGATAGAGTTGGGTTTCTGGGTCAGTCTGGGGTACCTTATGCAAGCCCTTGGTCTGCTAACATCTGATGCTGGGCGTGCATCATTTCTATCTATGTTCACT GTTGTTGTGGTTCCCTTGCTTGATGGCATGTTAGGAGCAAAAGTTCCCTCCCTCATCTGGTTTGGAGCTCTGATGTCCATCTTAGGAGTTGCATTGCTGGAATCCAGTGGATCACCTCCGTCT GTTGGAGATCTTTGGAACTTCTTAAGTGCGGTGTTTTTTGGTGTTCATATGCTGAGGACAGAACATATTTCAAGAAGcacaaagaaagagaaaattttacCCCTTCTTGGATATGAG GTATGTGTTATTGCTCTATCATCAACGATATGGTATTTTCTTGGAAGCTGCTTTGGTGGCATCCAAGAATGCGGACCGGCATCATGGACATGGACAATGCTTTGGAATTGGGTTGTTACATTTCCATGGATACCTGCACTGTACACAGGCATATTTTCAACTGGGTTTTGCTTATGGGTAGAG gtctttttattcttcttccttttggaGCGACAACTTAGAGTCTGTTTGGGATTGCGTTAA
- the LOC133876834 gene encoding uncharacterized protein LOC133876834 isoform X2 has translation MASPSPCKWSRTTKSYATTKLSSSLCNPSVFFSFHTSSSRRSRITASSLHDSSSSSTPPLPPVAAKAKQRTRKPVTSDNSTSQPNASLDKSDTRSLRIPALSFKSLFGRRALWRRIFFTSKKVRSIILLNVVTIIYARGDVHIRNAGIELGFWVSLGYLMQALGLLTSDAGRASFLSMFTVVVVPLLDGMLGAKVPSLIWFGALMSILGVALLESSGSPPSVGDLWNFLSAVFFGVHMLRTEHISRSTKKEKILPLLGYEVCVIALSSTIWYFLGSCFGGIQECGPASWTWTMLWNWVVTFPWIPALYTGIFSTGFCLWVEMAAMRDVSATETAIIYGLEPLWGAGFAWFLLGERWGAAGWIGAALVLGGSLTVQIFGSSPPIRHSEDEERSENGDQLFVSDKQNGLSTSTVVVSSRKDVPPRLKKPHNL, from the exons ATGGCTTCACCATCACCGTGCAAATGGTCACGGACCACAAAGAGCTACGCCACCACTAAGCTCTCCTCCTCTCTATGCAATCCCTCGGTTTTCTTTTCGTTCCACACCAGTTCCTCAAGACGATCTCGTATCACCGCCTCCTCTCTTCAcgactcttcttcttcttctactcctcctcttcctcctgtTGCTGCTAAAGCCAAACAGAGAACAAGAAAGCCCGTAACGTCCGATAATTCGACTTCGCAACCAAACGCGTCGTTAGATAAGTCGGATACTCGATCCCTAAGAATACCAGCTCTGAGTTTCAAGTCCTTGTTTGGGAGGCGAGCTTTGTGGAGAAGAATATTTTTCACTTCCAAGAAAGTTAGAAGCATCATTTTGCTCAATGTTGTCACTATTATCTACG CACGAGGTGATGTTCATATCCGTAATGCCGGGATAGAGTTGGGTTTCTGGGTCAGTCTGGGGTACCTTATGCAAGCCCTTGGTCTGCTAACATCTGATGCTGGGCGTGCATCATTTCTATCTATGTTCACT GTTGTTGTGGTTCCCTTGCTTGATGGCATGTTAGGAGCAAAAGTTCCCTCCCTCATCTGGTTTGGAGCTCTGATGTCCATCTTAGGAGTTGCATTGCTGGAATCCAGTGGATCACCTCCGTCT GTTGGAGATCTTTGGAACTTCTTAAGTGCGGTGTTTTTTGGTGTTCATATGCTGAGGACAGAACATATTTCAAGAAGcacaaagaaagagaaaattttacCCCTTCTTGGATATGAG GTATGTGTTATTGCTCTATCATCAACGATATGGTATTTTCTTGGAAGCTGCTTTGGTGGCATCCAAGAATGCGGACCGGCATCATGGACATGGACAATGCTTTGGAATTGGGTTGTTACATTTCCATGGATACCTGCACTGTACACAGGCATATTTTCAACTGGGTTTTGCTTATGGGTAGAG ATGGCTGCAATGCGTGATGTATCAGCCACTGAAACTgcaataatttatgggttagagcCACTCTGGGGTGCTGGTTTTGCATGGTTTCTCCTTGGTGAAAGGTGGGGTGCTGCTGGTTGGATTGGTGCTGCTCTTGTACTAG GTGGGAGCTTAACAGTCCAGATTTTTGGATCTTCTCCTCCTATAAGGCACAGTGAAGATGAAGAAAGAAGTGAGAATGGTGATCAACTGTTTGTCTCGGATAAGCAAAATGGTCTTTCCACGTCTACAGTCGTTGTCAGTTCAAGAAAAGATGTTCCTCCTCGACTAAAGAAGCCTCATAACTTGTAA
- the LOC133876834 gene encoding uncharacterized protein LOC133876834 isoform X1: MASPSPCKWSRTTKSYATTKLSSSLCNPSVFFSFHTSSSRRSRITASSLHDSSSSSTPPLPPVAAKAKQRTRKPVTSDNSTSQPNASLDKSDTRSLRIPALSFKSLFGRRALWRRIFFTSKKVRSIILLNVVTIIYASNIPVVKEVEAIIDPAAFTVVRFALSAIPFIPFVFQARGDVHIRNAGIELGFWVSLGYLMQALGLLTSDAGRASFLSMFTVVVVPLLDGMLGAKVPSLIWFGALMSILGVALLESSGSPPSVGDLWNFLSAVFFGVHMLRTEHISRSTKKEKILPLLGYEVCVIALSSTIWYFLGSCFGGIQECGPASWTWTMLWNWVVTFPWIPALYTGIFSTGFCLWVEMAAMRDVSATETAIIYGLEPLWGAGFAWFLLGERWGAAGWIGAALVLGGSLTVQIFGSSPPIRHSEDEERSENGDQLFVSDKQNGLSTSTVVVSSRKDVPPRLKKPHNL; this comes from the exons ATGGCTTCACCATCACCGTGCAAATGGTCACGGACCACAAAGAGCTACGCCACCACTAAGCTCTCCTCCTCTCTATGCAATCCCTCGGTTTTCTTTTCGTTCCACACCAGTTCCTCAAGACGATCTCGTATCACCGCCTCCTCTCTTCAcgactcttcttcttcttctactcctcctcttcctcctgtTGCTGCTAAAGCCAAACAGAGAACAAGAAAGCCCGTAACGTCCGATAATTCGACTTCGCAACCAAACGCGTCGTTAGATAAGTCGGATACTCGATCCCTAAGAATACCAGCTCTGAGTTTCAAGTCCTTGTTTGGGAGGCGAGCTTTGTGGAGAAGAATATTTTTCACTTCCAAGAAAGTTAGAAGCATCATTTTGCTCAATGTTGTCACTATTATCTACG CTAGTAATATTCCAGTTGTGAAAGAGGTTGAAGCGATTATTGACCCTGCTGCCTTCACTGTTGTGCGATTTGCATTGTCTGCCATTCCATTCATCCCATTTGTATTTCAAGCACGAGGTGATGTTCATATCCGTAATGCCGGGATAGAGTTGGGTTTCTGGGTCAGTCTGGGGTACCTTATGCAAGCCCTTGGTCTGCTAACATCTGATGCTGGGCGTGCATCATTTCTATCTATGTTCACT GTTGTTGTGGTTCCCTTGCTTGATGGCATGTTAGGAGCAAAAGTTCCCTCCCTCATCTGGTTTGGAGCTCTGATGTCCATCTTAGGAGTTGCATTGCTGGAATCCAGTGGATCACCTCCGTCT GTTGGAGATCTTTGGAACTTCTTAAGTGCGGTGTTTTTTGGTGTTCATATGCTGAGGACAGAACATATTTCAAGAAGcacaaagaaagagaaaattttacCCCTTCTTGGATATGAG GTATGTGTTATTGCTCTATCATCAACGATATGGTATTTTCTTGGAAGCTGCTTTGGTGGCATCCAAGAATGCGGACCGGCATCATGGACATGGACAATGCTTTGGAATTGGGTTGTTACATTTCCATGGATACCTGCACTGTACACAGGCATATTTTCAACTGGGTTTTGCTTATGGGTAGAG ATGGCTGCAATGCGTGATGTATCAGCCACTGAAACTgcaataatttatgggttagagcCACTCTGGGGTGCTGGTTTTGCATGGTTTCTCCTTGGTGAAAGGTGGGGTGCTGCTGGTTGGATTGGTGCTGCTCTTGTACTAG GTGGGAGCTTAACAGTCCAGATTTTTGGATCTTCTCCTCCTATAAGGCACAGTGAAGATGAAGAAAGAAGTGAGAATGGTGATCAACTGTTTGTCTCGGATAAGCAAAATGGTCTTTCCACGTCTACAGTCGTTGTCAGTTCAAGAAAAGATGTTCCTCCTCGACTAAAGAAGCCTCATAACTTGTAA
- the LOC133876851 gene encoding MLP-like protein 328, which produces MALKGKLETEIELKADAQKFYEVFKKQAHQVPNAAPGHIQAVSVHEGDWETHGSVKIWQYTVEGNAEVFKEKVEFDDASRTVTLVGVEGDVMKSYKTFKPIFKVAPKAVGGLATLTIEYEKLRADVPAPNKYFTMMLNIAKDVDAHLVKA; this is translated from the exons ATGGCGCTTAAGGGTAAGTTGGAGACTGAAATAGAACTTAAGGCAGATGCTCAGAAGTTCTACGAAGTCTTTAAGAAACAAGCCCACCAAGTTCCCAACGCCGCTCCTGGCCATATTCAAGCAGTTTCGGTGCATGAAGGTGATTGGGAGACACATGGCTCTGTCAAGATCTGGCAATATACTGTGG AGGGGAATGCCGAGGTTTTCAAAGAGAAGGTTGAATTTGATGATGCAAGCAGGACAGTAACTCTTGTTGGTGTTGAAGGAGATGTGATGAAGAGTTACAAGACCTTTAAACCCATCTTTAAGGTTGCTCCCAAGGCTGTTGGCGGCTTGGCGACATTGACTATTGAATATGAGAAACTGAGAGCTGATGTTCCTGCACCAAATAAGTACTTCACTATGATGCTTAACATCGCTAAGGATGTTGATGCCCATCTTGTCAAGGCATAA